One genomic window of Aliiroseovarius sp. M344 includes the following:
- the ccmD gene encoding heme exporter protein CcmD, translating into MLELGKYAGAILSSWGITLALLIALVLVTWRRSVQVKKALQAAEKRASDNG; encoded by the coding sequence ATGCTTGAGCTTGGAAAATATGCGGGCGCGATCCTGTCCTCGTGGGGGATCACTCTCGCTCTTTTGATCGCTCTGGTCCTTGTGACTTGGCGCCGTTCGGTCCAAGTGAAGAAGGCACTCCAAGCCGCTGAAAAAAGGGCGTCAGACAATGGCTGA
- a CDS encoding cupin domain-containing protein, translating into MSTLAIVVDKIGSAEVERPSAERLISGDPEFTTWNLEDRGGLYAGIWQSTPGKWRVQYDEWEYFSILEGHSVLTDAQGVETHLKAGDRMVLRPGFSGTWEVLETTVKDYVIRL; encoded by the coding sequence ATGAGTACATTGGCAATTGTTGTAGACAAGATTGGTTCAGCAGAGGTTGAACGCCCGTCGGCCGAAAGGCTCATTTCCGGCGACCCGGAGTTTACCACTTGGAACCTGGAAGACCGTGGCGGGCTTTACGCTGGCATCTGGCAATCGACCCCCGGCAAATGGCGCGTGCAGTATGACGAATGGGAATACTTCTCAATCCTCGAAGGCCACTCGGTGCTAACGGATGCGCAAGGTGTGGAAACGCACTTGAAGGCCGGTGATCGTATGGTCTTACGCCCCGGCTTCTCCGGCACGTGGGAGGTTCTGGAAACCACGGTTAAAGATTACGTGATCCGGCTATAG
- the yajC gene encoding preprotein translocase subunit YajC → MFATPAFAQAAGAPTGGLLNSMLVPMLLVFAIMYFFMIRPQQKKMKEHQAMLGALRKGDQVITQGGLIGKILKVKDDTEVEVEIATGVKVRAVRATIVKVIGKTEPVDS, encoded by the coding sequence ATGTTTGCCACTCCTGCTTTTGCACAAGCCGCGGGCGCGCCCACCGGTGGGCTATTGAATTCGATGCTGGTTCCGATGTTGCTGGTTTTCGCGATCATGTATTTCTTCATGATCCGTCCGCAGCAGAAGAAGATGAAAGAGCATCAGGCGATGCTTGGCGCGTTGCGCAAAGGTGATCAGGTCATCACGCAGGGCGGTCTGATTGGCAAAATCCTGAAGGTCAAGGACGACACTGAGGTTGAAGTTGAAATCGCAACAGGCGTCAAGGTGCGTGCTGTGCGGGCCACGATCGTCAAAGTGATTGGCAAGACTGAACCAGTCGATAGCTGA
- the serS gene encoding serine--tRNA ligase, whose translation MHDIRMIRDNPEAFDAGMARRGLSPLSGEILALDEARRASILAAETAQADANKAAKSVGAAKASGDEAEFERLRALVGDKKAEIGKLNDEAKALDTKLSDLLMGLPNIPGDDIPDGEDEADNVEINRWGTPTEFDFKPLEHYDLPAVKSGMDFETAAKLSGSRFMVLSGAVARLHRALAQFMLDVHTEDNGLTETWTPVLVKEEMMYGTGQLPKFGDDSYQTTNGWWLVPTAEVTLTNIVNGATVDDGYLPRRYVAHTQCFRSEAGSAGRDTAGMLRQHQFEKVEMVSITRPENSRAEHQRMTRCAEDILERLGLPYRTVVLCTGDLGFGMKRTHDIEVWLPGQNQYREISSVSLAGDFQARRMNARYKPADGGKPQFVHTLNGSGLAVGRALIAVLENGQRQDGSVLLPQALHPYLRGKTQITADGELA comes from the coding sequence ATGCATGACATCCGTATGATCCGCGACAACCCTGAAGCCTTCGACGCCGGAATGGCCCGCCGGGGCCTGTCGCCATTGTCGGGTGAAATCCTTGCGCTGGACGAAGCCCGGCGTGCCTCGATCCTTGCTGCGGAAACCGCGCAGGCAGACGCGAACAAGGCCGCCAAGTCTGTGGGTGCCGCTAAAGCCTCGGGCGATGAGGCGGAATTTGAACGTCTGCGCGCGCTGGTGGGCGACAAGAAAGCCGAGATCGGCAAGCTGAACGACGAGGCAAAGGCGCTCGACACCAAACTGAGCGATCTGCTGATGGGATTGCCCAACATTCCGGGCGACGACATTCCGGATGGCGAAGATGAAGCCGACAATGTCGAGATCAATCGCTGGGGCACACCTACCGAATTCGATTTCAAGCCGCTGGAGCACTATGACCTGCCTGCGGTCAAATCTGGCATGGACTTTGAAACTGCGGCGAAACTGTCCGGTTCGCGCTTCATGGTGTTGTCGGGTGCCGTCGCGCGTCTGCACCGTGCGCTCGCGCAATTCATGCTTGATGTGCATACCGAAGACAACGGCCTGACCGAAACCTGGACCCCAGTGCTGGTCAAGGAAGAGATGATGTACGGCACCGGACAGCTGCCTAAGTTCGGCGATGATAGCTATCAAACCACCAATGGCTGGTGGCTCGTGCCAACCGCCGAAGTCACACTGACCAATATCGTGAACGGGGCGACCGTCGACGACGGCTACCTGCCACGTCGCTATGTCGCCCACACCCAGTGCTTCCGGTCAGAAGCCGGCTCAGCAGGCCGCGACACCGCCGGTATGTTGCGCCAACACCAGTTCGAGAAAGTCGAAATGGTGTCGATCACGCGCCCTGAAAATTCGCGGGCCGAACACCAGCGCATGACCCGCTGCGCCGAAGATATTCTGGAGCGCTTGGGCCTTCCTTATCGTACCGTTGTGCTTTGCACGGGCGATCTGGGCTTTGGCATGAAGCGCACCCACGACATCGAAGTGTGGCTGCCCGGCCAGAACCAGTACCGAGAGATCAGCTCGGTCTCGTTGGCCGGTGATTTTCAGGCCCGCCGCATGAACGCACGCTACAAACCCGCCGATGGGGGCAAGCCGCAATTCGTTCACACACTGAACGGCTCGGGCCTCGCCGTGGGCCGTGCCCTGATTGCGGTGCTGGAAAATGGTCAACGACAGGATGGATCAGTGCTGCTACCACAAGCGCTGCACCCCTATCTGCGCGGCAAAACCCAGATCACTGCGGACGGCGAGCTGGCCTGA
- a CDS encoding Mth938-like domain-containing protein: MQFHEVKYDRAQPVDSYGPGFFRVAGEVIQGAILVTEDTVISWEGPDDLAPLLALAGKIDVLFYGTGADPAHPPADLRKALEDVGIGIEAMASAPACRTYNVLVSEGRRIALAALPV; this comes from the coding sequence ATGCAGTTTCACGAAGTCAAATACGACCGCGCCCAACCGGTGGACAGCTATGGCCCCGGCTTCTTTCGTGTCGCGGGCGAGGTGATACAGGGTGCGATCCTTGTGACAGAAGACACAGTGATCAGTTGGGAAGGTCCTGACGATCTTGCGCCGCTTTTGGCACTGGCGGGAAAGATCGACGTTTTGTTCTATGGCACCGGTGCTGATCCGGCGCACCCCCCGGCAGATTTGCGCAAAGCACTTGAGGATGTCGGGATCGGCATCGAGGCGATGGCCTCTGCGCCAGCCTGCCGCACCTATAATGTGCTGGTGTCCGAAGGTCGGCGCATTGCGCTGGCCGCCCTTCCGGTCTAA
- a CDS encoding sulfite exporter TauE/SafE family protein — protein sequence MPDLLAQALALPGLGWLVMIAFTAGLVRGFVGFGTALIFLPVAAQIIDPVWAVTVLIVMDLAGPAPAIPRALKDGHPKDLMRLVAGTALALPLGLIALFKVDPAVFKLVVSVVSLAMLAALMTGFRYRGFVTPRIVWATGGAAGLLGGAAGIPGPPVILLYMASSHPARVIRANSTAYLFFFDVMMLVGFLFAGRLAGMPLILGLLLMLPNLVGNLSGGAMFHPRYESLYRNVAYVIIAASSLSGLYAALS from the coding sequence ATGCCTGATCTGCTGGCGCAGGCCCTGGCATTGCCGGGGCTTGGCTGGCTGGTCATGATAGCCTTTACCGCGGGCTTGGTGCGCGGGTTCGTTGGGTTCGGCACGGCGTTGATTTTCCTGCCAGTCGCCGCGCAGATCATCGACCCGGTTTGGGCGGTCACGGTTCTGATCGTGATGGACCTTGCTGGCCCCGCCCCCGCGATCCCCCGCGCTTTGAAAGACGGCCATCCCAAGGATTTGATGCGACTGGTCGCGGGCACAGCCTTGGCGCTACCGCTTGGGCTGATCGCGCTGTTCAAGGTTGACCCGGCTGTGTTCAAGCTGGTGGTCTCGGTGGTCAGTCTGGCCATGCTTGCGGCACTGATGACGGGGTTCAGGTATCGTGGCTTCGTCACACCGCGCATTGTCTGGGCCACGGGCGGGGCGGCTGGGCTGCTTGGTGGTGCTGCAGGAATTCCCGGCCCGCCTGTCATTTTACTTTACATGGCGTCGTCCCACCCGGCCCGGGTGATCCGCGCCAATTCAACCGCTTACCTGTTTTTCTTCGACGTGATGATGTTGGTTGGGTTCCTGTTTGCCGGACGGTTGGCGGGCATGCCGTTGATCCTTGGGCTGCTTCTTATGTTGCCCAATCTGGTGGGTAATCTTTCTGGTGGCGCGATGTTTCACCCCAGATACGAATCCCTCTATCGTAATGTGGCCTATGTGATAATCGCGGCGTCCAGCCTGTCCGGGCTTTATGCCGCGTTATCGTGA
- a CDS encoding ATP-binding protein — MSDADALTRIADALERMSPAPLSAPDFSTADAFVWHTTPDRLEPVAKVNRVAIELLIGVNRSRDTLLENTLQFARGLPANNALLWGARGMGKSSLVKAVHAEVLKQGEALKIVEVQREDLPSISRLLGLLRNAPHQFLLFCDDLSFSHDDQHYKSLKAVLDGGIEGRPDNVVFYATSNRRHLMPRDMIENERSSAINPSEAVEEKVSLSDRFGLWLGFHPCDQDEYLAMIRGYCDAYGVAIDPAILRAEAIEWQATRGARSGRVAWQYFVDLAGRRGVVLA; from the coding sequence ATGAGCGACGCCGACGCCCTGACGCGCATTGCAGATGCGTTGGAGCGGATGTCGCCGGCACCGTTATCCGCGCCAGATTTCTCAACGGCTGATGCGTTCGTCTGGCACACCACGCCGGATCGTCTGGAGCCAGTTGCTAAGGTCAACCGGGTCGCAATCGAGCTTTTGATTGGGGTGAACCGGTCACGCGATACGCTGCTTGAGAACACGCTGCAATTTGCCCGTGGGCTGCCTGCGAACAATGCCCTTCTGTGGGGCGCGCGGGGGATGGGGAAATCATCGCTGGTGAAAGCGGTTCACGCCGAGGTGCTGAAGCAAGGCGAGGCATTGAAGATCGTCGAGGTGCAACGCGAAGACCTGCCGTCGATCAGCCGTCTTCTGGGGCTGCTGCGCAACGCTCCACACCAGTTTCTTCTGTTTTGCGACGATCTGAGTTTCAGCCATGACGACCAGCATTACAAAAGCCTGAAGGCTGTGCTGGATGGTGGGATCGAGGGGCGACCCGACAACGTGGTGTTCTATGCCACATCGAACCGCCGCCACCTGATGCCGCGCGATATGATTGAGAACGAACGGTCTTCGGCAATCAATCCGTCCGAGGCGGTGGAAGAGAAAGTGTCGCTGTCGGACCGTTTCGGACTTTGGCTTGGGTTCCACCCCTGTGATCAGGACGAATACCTTGCGATGATCCGAGGCTATTGTGATGCCTATGGCGTCGCGATTGACCCGGCCATCTTGCGCGCGGAAGCGATCGAGTGGCAGGCCACACGCGGCGCTCGGTCAGGGCGTGTCGCGTGGCAGTATTTCGTTGATCTGGCTGGACGCAGAGGCGTGGTATTGGCGTGA
- the secD gene encoding protein translocase subunit SecD produces MLQIATWKRLVIWGLVALGLYFAAPNGFYSRVELHNDAVASIEATGATPELEANQSAWPDWAPNSLVNLGLDLRGGAHLLAEVQVADVYGARMDALWPEVRDALRDERATIGTIRRQDGATDELRVKVSQPEGLPRAIELVQELAQPVVSLSGVGSTDIEVKPGREGELVVTLSEAERIATDDRTIQQTLEIIRRRVDEVGTREPTIQRQGDARILIQVPGIGSASELKEIIGKTAKLTFHPVVGRTTDASTQPGPRNVLFPSLDEDGVLYELEKTPVVTGEELNDAQPAFDQNGSPAVNFRFNVSGARKFCDYTGANVGAPFAIVLDSEVISAPRINEQICGGSGIISGNFTIEESTNLAVLLRAGALPAELTYVEERTIGPELGQDSIDAGKVASMVAFLGVLIYMFASYGWFGVIANIALILNVGMIFGLLSMIGATLTLPGIAGIVLTIGMAVDANVLVFERIREELKSGRGPARAIELGYEKALSAILDANITTFITAVILFIMGSGPVRGFSITLALGILTSVFTAIYLTRVMLVMWFERKRPRTLEIKGFSIAPQNRVFDFFRNSIATLGASGLAMVASVLLFLIVGLNFGIDFRGGTTIRTESSQAVDVGVYRDALAPLGLGDISIAQVFDVNFAEDEHVAQIRIEAQDGQEAITPETIEVIEQALMSVDPAITFPSVESVGPKVSGELVTTAVLAVVAAIAAVLVYIWLRFEWQFSLGAVAALVHDVVLTIGVFALMGIKFDLAIIAALLTIVGYSLNDTVVVFDRVRENLRRYKKMDLREVLNLSINETLSRTMMTSLTTLLALIALYILGGDVIRGFVFAMIWGVVVGTYSSIFVASAILLKLGVKRDWSKPDANAGNQFADIDA; encoded by the coding sequence ATGCTTCAAATCGCGACCTGGAAACGTCTTGTGATCTGGGGGCTGGTGGCCCTTGGCTTGTATTTTGCGGCCCCTAACGGCTTTTACAGCCGGGTTGAGCTGCACAATGATGCGGTGGCATCGATCGAAGCAACGGGCGCGACGCCCGAGCTGGAGGCGAACCAGTCTGCTTGGCCGGATTGGGCGCCGAATTCTCTTGTGAACTTGGGCCTTGATCTGCGCGGTGGCGCACATCTGCTGGCCGAGGTTCAGGTCGCCGACGTATATGGCGCGCGTATGGATGCGCTGTGGCCAGAGGTGCGTGATGCACTTCGCGATGAACGCGCAACCATCGGGACAATCCGGCGGCAGGATGGCGCGACAGATGAGCTTCGCGTCAAAGTTTCGCAACCAGAAGGTTTGCCCCGCGCCATCGAACTGGTGCAGGAATTGGCTCAGCCCGTCGTCAGCCTGTCTGGAGTCGGATCCACGGATATCGAAGTCAAACCGGGCCGAGAAGGTGAGCTTGTCGTTACCCTGTCCGAGGCCGAGCGCATCGCAACGGATGACCGCACAATCCAGCAAACACTTGAAATCATTCGCCGTCGTGTGGATGAGGTTGGCACGCGCGAGCCAACAATCCAACGTCAGGGCGATGCGCGCATCCTTATTCAGGTGCCCGGTATCGGCAGTGCGTCCGAGTTGAAAGAGATCATCGGCAAGACCGCCAAGCTGACCTTCCACCCGGTGGTCGGTCGTACCACGGATGCCAGCACCCAGCCTGGTCCGCGCAACGTCCTGTTCCCGTCTCTGGACGAAGACGGAGTGTTGTATGAGTTGGAAAAAACTCCGGTCGTTACCGGGGAAGAGCTGAACGACGCGCAGCCGGCGTTTGACCAGAATGGATCGCCGGCGGTGAACTTCCGCTTCAATGTCTCGGGCGCGCGCAAATTCTGCGATTATACCGGCGCAAATGTTGGGGCCCCGTTTGCCATTGTGCTGGATTCCGAAGTCATCTCTGCGCCGCGCATCAATGAACAGATCTGCGGCGGGTCAGGGATCATCTCGGGCAACTTCACGATCGAAGAATCGACCAATCTTGCCGTGCTGCTCAGGGCAGGCGCGCTGCCTGCTGAACTGACCTATGTCGAAGAACGCACCATTGGGCCAGAGCTGGGTCAAGACAGCATCGATGCGGGTAAAGTTGCGTCGATGGTCGCCTTTTTGGGCGTGTTGATCTACATGTTCGCGTCCTACGGTTGGTTTGGCGTCATCGCAAACATCGCGCTGATCCTGAATGTCGGCATGATCTTTGGACTTCTGTCGATGATCGGGGCCACGCTGACTTTGCCGGGTATTGCCGGGATCGTGTTGACCATCGGGATGGCCGTGGATGCCAACGTTTTGGTGTTCGAGCGGATCAGGGAAGAGCTGAAATCCGGGCGCGGCCCGGCGCGGGCCATTGAACTTGGCTATGAAAAAGCCCTGTCCGCCATTCTGGACGCCAACATCACAACCTTCATTACCGCCGTTATCCTGTTCATCATGGGTTCTGGTCCGGTGCGCGGCTTCTCGATCACTCTGGCGCTGGGCATTCTGACTTCGGTGTTCACGGCCATTTATCTGACCCGCGTGATGCTGGTCATGTGGTTCGAGCGCAAGCGCCCGCGAACCCTTGAGATCAAAGGGTTTAGCATCGCGCCGCAGAACCGGGTATTCGATTTCTTCCGCAATTCGATTGCAACCTTGGGCGCATCCGGGCTGGCGATGGTTGCATCGGTTCTGCTGTTCCTGATCGTTGGCCTGAATTTCGGGATCGACTTCCGCGGCGGCACGACGATCCGCACGGAAAGCAGCCAAGCTGTTGACGTCGGGGTTTACCGCGATGCGCTGGCACCGCTGGGGCTTGGTGATATTTCGATTGCACAGGTATTCGACGTGAATTTCGCAGAAGACGAGCACGTGGCACAGATTCGCATCGAGGCACAGGATGGCCAAGAAGCGATCACGCCGGAAACCATCGAGGTGATTGAGCAAGCGTTGATGAGTGTCGATCCGGCGATCACCTTCCCAAGTGTGGAAAGCGTTGGCCCGAAAGTATCAGGCGAATTGGTGACCACGGCCGTTCTGGCTGTTGTCGCGGCCATTGCGGCGGTGCTGGTCTATATCTGGCTCAGATTCGAATGGCAGTTCTCGCTTGGGGCTGTGGCTGCCCTTGTACATGACGTGGTGCTAACGATCGGGGTCTTTGCCCTTATGGGCATCAAGTTCGATCTTGCGATTATCGCGGCCCTTCTGACCATCGTCGGCTATTCGCTGAACGATACCGTGGTCGTGTTTGACCGGGTGCGGGAAAACCTGCGCCGCTATAAGAAGATGGACCTGAGAGAGGTGTTGAACCTGTCGATCAACGAAACGCTGTCGCGCACGATGATGACCTCGTTGACCACGCTGTTGGCGCTGATCGCGCTGTATATCCTGGGTGGCGACGTGATCCGCGGCTTTGTCTTTGCGATGATCTGGGGTGTTGTTGTCGGGACCTATTCGTCGATCTTCGTAGCCTCGGCAATATTGCTGAAACTTGGCGTGAAGCGCGACTGGTCCAAACCCGACGCCAATGCGGGCAATCAATTCGCAGATATAGATGCCTGA
- the tatC gene encoding twin-arginine translocase subunit TatC, translated as MSDPEEIEDSSAPLIEHLTELRTRLIHSALAFVVGMVICFTVWNPIFNFLTEPLCTTMAERGQDQCGLILIKLQEGFFVAISISLFGGLVLSFPYISYQLWRFVAPGLYKSEKNAFLPFMIASPVMFFIGASFAFYVVMPLAFDFFLGFQQAGNVGETDVAASIDFQGSVQEYLRLTIKFIVAFGLCFQLPVLLTLMGKAGLVSAQGLADVRKYAVVGILVLAALVTPPDVITQVILFVVVYGLYEISIQLVKRVEKKREADLREQGLWFEDDEDEADEDELMAEFDADEDDDPGQVEKGE; from the coding sequence ATGAGCGACCCTGAAGAGATCGAAGACAGCTCGGCCCCGTTGATCGAGCATCTGACCGAGCTGCGCACGCGTCTGATCCACTCGGCGCTGGCCTTTGTTGTTGGCATGGTGATCTGTTTCACCGTGTGGAACCCGATCTTCAACTTCCTGACCGAGCCGCTGTGCACGACCATGGCGGAACGCGGACAAGACCAATGCGGGCTGATCCTGATCAAGCTGCAAGAAGGCTTCTTCGTTGCGATCTCGATCTCGTTGTTTGGTGGACTTGTGCTGTCGTTCCCGTACATCAGTTATCAGCTGTGGCGTTTCGTGGCCCCGGGGCTTTACAAGTCGGAAAAGAACGCCTTTCTGCCCTTCATGATCGCCTCGCCGGTGATGTTTTTCATCGGCGCTTCTTTTGCGTTCTATGTCGTTATGCCGCTGGCGTTTGACTTCTTTCTGGGCTTCCAGCAGGCCGGGAATGTTGGGGAAACCGATGTCGCGGCCTCGATCGATTTTCAGGGGTCCGTGCAGGAATACCTGCGCCTGACCATCAAGTTCATCGTGGCCTTTGGCCTGTGTTTCCAACTGCCTGTGCTTCTGACCCTGATGGGCAAAGCGGGGCTGGTCAGCGCACAGGGTCTGGCCGATGTCCGCAAATATGCGGTGGTGGGCATCCTTGTGCTCGCCGCTCTGGTCACGCCCCCTGACGTGATCACGCAGGTGATCTTGTTCGTCGTCGTCTATGGCCTTTACGAGATCTCGATCCAGTTGGTGAAGCGGGTCGAGAAAAAGCGCGAAGCGGATTTGCGCGAACAGGGGCTGTGGTTCGAAGATGACGAGGATGAGGCCGACGAGGATGAGTTGATGGCCGAATTTGACGCAGATGAAGACGATGATCCGGGCCAGGTGGAGAAGGGCGAATGA
- the ccmB gene encoding heme exporter protein CcmB yields the protein MIALLVRDMRLAMRAGGGFGLGLAFFLIVSTLVPFGVGPEAAILSRIAPGILWVGALLACLLSLDRIFQLDFEDGSLDLLATAPIPMEGTVAIKALAHWLVTGLPLTLAAPAFGALMNLQSPGHFWIFITLLIGTPALSMIGAFGAALTVGLKRGGLLLSLLVLPLYIPTLIFGAEAATRGTAGLSALTPLLMMAGITAGSIALLPFAAAAALRINLR from the coding sequence ATGATCGCGCTTTTGGTCCGGGACATGCGGCTTGCGATGCGCGCGGGTGGGGGCTTTGGGCTGGGGTTGGCCTTTTTCCTGATTGTATCAACGCTTGTGCCCTTTGGTGTCGGCCCTGAAGCCGCGATCCTGTCGCGCATTGCCCCCGGCATTCTTTGGGTCGGCGCGCTCTTGGCATGCCTTTTGTCGCTGGACCGCATCTTTCAGCTGGATTTCGAAGACGGCTCATTGGACCTGCTGGCCACCGCCCCCATCCCGATGGAGGGCACGGTTGCGATCAAAGCGCTGGCCCATTGGCTGGTCACTGGATTGCCGCTGACGCTGGCGGCGCCGGCGTTTGGCGCGCTGATGAACCTGCAATCGCCGGGTCATTTCTGGATTTTTATCACGCTGTTGATTGGCACGCCTGCGCTGTCGATGATCGGCGCTTTCGGGGCAGCGTTAACCGTTGGCCTGAAGCGAGGCGGGCTTTTGTTATCCTTGCTGGTCCTGCCGCTCTACATCCCCACACTCATCTTCGGGGCCGAGGCGGCAACGCGCGGCACTGCGGGGCTGTCCGCGCTGACACCGCTTCTGATGATGGCGGGTATCACCGCTGGATCCATCGCCCTTTTACCCTTCGCGGCTGCGGCGGCCCTTCGAATTAACCTGAGATAG
- the ccmA gene encoding heme ABC exporter ATP-binding protein CcmA, with protein MEMRVDNLSVARGGVPVLEGVNFTLSAGQVLILRGPNGSGKTTLLRTLAGLQPPIAGQVSANPEQITYGAHADGLKATLTVEENLRFWASVHGIGSIDAAVTDFNLEGLTHRPAGNLSAGQKRRLGLARLLVTGRPIWLLDEPTVSLDTASVGLFADAVRAHMAGGGAALIATHIDLGLEADTFDIGPYRADPNGTRDDDSRDGYADFDEAFT; from the coding sequence ATGGAAATGAGGGTCGATAACCTGTCTGTTGCGCGCGGTGGCGTGCCGGTGCTGGAAGGTGTGAACTTCACGCTGTCCGCCGGACAGGTGTTGATCCTGCGGGGGCCAAACGGCTCGGGCAAAACCACGCTTCTGCGCACCTTGGCGGGTTTGCAGCCCCCGATCGCCGGGCAGGTATCCGCGAACCCTGAACAGATCACCTATGGAGCGCATGCGGATGGGCTCAAGGCCACGCTGACAGTGGAAGAAAACCTGCGCTTCTGGGCGTCTGTGCACGGCATTGGCAGTATCGATGCGGCCGTGACGGATTTTAATCTGGAGGGGCTGACCCACCGCCCGGCCGGGAACCTTTCCGCCGGGCAAAAACGCCGTTTGGGTCTTGCGCGGCTGTTGGTGACGGGACGGCCGATCTGGCTGCTGGACGAACCAACTGTGTCGCTGGACACGGCCTCGGTCGGTCTCTTCGCAGATGCGGTGCGCGCCCATATGGCGGGTGGGGGTGCGGCTCTGATTGCCACCCATATCGACTTGGGGCTGGAAGCTGACACGTTCGATATCGGGCCGTACCGTGCCGATCCAAACGGCACACGCGACGACGACAGTCGCGACGGCTATGCCGATTTTGACGAGGCCTTTACATGA
- a CDS encoding heme ABC transporter permease: MSLWEFANPVKFMALSGKVLPWVIGLAVLTLIPGLIWGFFFTPEATNFGNSVKIIYIHVPSAMMAINIWVMMLVTSLIWIVRRHHVSVRAAKAAALIGVTMTVIALITGAIWGEPMWGTYWAWDPRLTSFLILFLFYLGYMALWAAIENPDTAADLTSVLCIVGSVFAVLSRYAVNFWNQGLHQGASLSLDKEEHVSNVYYQPLLLCIAGFILLFVALVLIRTRTELRLVRLHRLEIRERMTDA; encoded by the coding sequence ATGTCACTTTGGGAATTCGCAAACCCGGTCAAGTTCATGGCGCTCAGCGGCAAGGTGTTGCCCTGGGTGATCGGCCTTGCCGTGTTGACGCTGATACCGGGCCTGATCTGGGGCTTCTTCTTCACGCCAGAGGCCACGAATTTCGGCAATTCGGTCAAGATCATCTATATTCACGTGCCCTCTGCGATGATGGCGATCAATATCTGGGTGATGATGCTGGTCACGTCGCTGATCTGGATCGTGCGCCGCCACCATGTCTCGGTGCGGGCGGCCAAGGCCGCCGCATTAATCGGCGTGACTATGACGGTCATCGCATTGATCACCGGCGCGATCTGGGGCGAACCGATGTGGGGCACCTATTGGGCGTGGGATCCGCGCCTGACCAGCTTCCTGATCCTGTTTCTGTTCTATCTGGGCTATATGGCGCTGTGGGCGGCGATCGAGAACCCGGACACCGCCGCAGACCTGACATCGGTCCTGTGCATCGTCGGGTCCGTCTTCGCGGTCCTTAGCCGTTACGCAGTGAATTTCTGGAATCAGGGCCTTCATCAAGGCGCGTCTCTGTCCTTGGATAAGGAAGAACATGTGTCCAATGTCTATTACCAACCGCTGCTTCTGTGCATCGCAGGTTTCATCCTGCTGTTTGTGGCGCTGGTCTTGATCCGGACCCGGACCGAATTGCGGCTTGTGCGCCTGCACCGTTTGGAAATCCGCGAAAGGATGACTGATGCTTGA
- a CDS encoding DsbE family thiol:disulfide interchange protein has product MAEDKKKGISWLMILPPVLFIGLAVMFLWGMNQSDRNALPSTREGGIVPALQLTAFEGAEGFTQDDLTSGGVKLVNFWASWCAPCRAEHPQLETLAQEGVVINGVNYKDDPANARRFLEQLGNPFAKLMADADGRTGLEWGLYGVPETFIIAADGTVVKRFAGPITESILESVIRPAMEDAASR; this is encoded by the coding sequence ATGGCTGAAGACAAGAAAAAGGGTATCTCGTGGTTGATGATCCTGCCGCCGGTGTTGTTCATCGGGCTGGCTGTCATGTTTCTTTGGGGGATGAACCAAAGCGACCGAAATGCCCTGCCGTCGACCCGCGAAGGCGGCATTGTGCCCGCGCTGCAACTGACAGCATTCGAGGGGGCCGAAGGCTTCACCCAAGACGATCTGACCTCAGGTGGTGTAAAACTGGTGAACTTCTGGGCCAGCTGGTGCGCCCCGTGCCGCGCCGAGCATCCGCAACTGGAAACGCTTGCGCAAGAAGGCGTGGTGATCAACGGGGTCAACTACAAGGACGACCCAGCTAATGCGCGCCGGTTCCTTGAGCAACTAGGCAACCCGTTTGCCAAACTGATGGCGGATGCCGACGGGCGTACGGGCCTGGAATGGGGGCTGTATGGTGTGCCGGAAACCTTCATCATTGCAGCCGATGGCACGGTGGTGAAGCGCTTTGCCGGTCCGATCACCGAAAGCATTCTGGAAAGCGTGATTCGACCCGCGATGGAAGACGCCGCCAGTCGCTAA